CGGCCTGACGCCGGCTGCGCCATCCGGCCGGTTCATCGCCGGACCTTTCGCGGCGCGGCGCGGACCGCTACAGCTTGGTCGGACAGATAGCAGCGAAAGGCCGGCAATGAGCAGCGTGCTTCCACAAATCCATCTGGTTCGGCATGGCGAGACGGCATGGAGCCTGTCTGGCCAGCACACCGGCCGCACCGACATGCCTTTGACGCAAGCCGGGGAGGCGGCCGCGCGTGGCGTGGCGGATCGGTTGAAAGGCCTGTCGTTCTCCGCGGTGTGGTCGAGCCCGTCGCAGCGCGCCTACAACACCAGCGTCCTCGCCGGCTTCGGTGGGGAGAGCGTCAGGAAGGACGACCTGCAGGAATGGGACTATGGCGCCTATGAAGGGCTGACGACCAGGCAGATCCTGGCCGAGCGGCCCGGTTGGAACGTGTTTCGCGACGGCTGCCCGAAGGGCGAGAGCGCCGCCGACGTTGGCGCGCGGGCGGACAGGATTGTCCGGCAGCTGCGCGAAACCGGTGGCAACATCCTGATCTTTTCCAGCGCGCATTTCCTGCGCGTGCTTGGCGCGCGCTGGGTCGGCCTGCGGCCGGAAGGGGGCGCGCTGCTGGTGCTCGATACGACCAGCGTCAGTGTGCTCGGCTATGAGCATGATCCGGGCGAGCCGGTCATTCGCAAGTGGAACCAGAGATAGGGGGCAGCAGCGCGGATCGAGACGCCGAAACGACGCCGCACCATTCCAGATAGACCGGATTTTCTGCAACCCTGCGTTGTTTGCCAACGATCAGGGGGAGGCATACGGTTGAGTGCCCATCATCGGAATGCTGGGCGAAACGAGAAAAACAGCCTGGGAGGAATGGAATATGACGACGTTGTTCGTGCGGCATACCGTGTCCGACTACAAGGCCTGGCGCAAAGTCTACGACGCCTTTGGTCCCACGCAAAAAGCCAAGGGCGTGAAGGCCGAGAGTGTTTATCAGGCGGCCGACAATCCCAACGACGTGACCGTGACCCATGATTTCCCCAGCGTCGCGGACGCGCAGGCTTTCATCAAAAGCCCGGATCTGAAAAAGGCGATGGAGGGCGCCGGCGTGGTCGGGGCACCAACCATGTGGATCACCAACAAGGCCTGAGTGGCCGTTCCTTCGTCATAGCCATGCAGGCGGCAGGCCGAAGGCTCCGAACAGATCGGGGCCGAGCGGGCCGACATAGATCGTCAGCGAGGCGATGCCGCCGTCGGCTGGCTCGATGACATGCAGCGAGTGGGCGCGCCATTCGGGCTCTTGATGACGGCGCGCATAGACGGCGACCGCGGGCTGGCCGTTGGCGCGGGTGGCGACCGGACGGTAGCCGGCGAAATTGCCCCAGACGGTCTTGAAGAAATCGTGGATCGCGTCGCGTCCCCTGTACCAGTCGCGCCATGGCGGCATATGATAAATGGCATCCTCGCGCAGCAGTTCGACGAGGTCGTCAAGATTGGCGGCCTGCCAGGCCTGCATATAGCGTTCGAGCAGCAGGCCCTCTTCGCGGTTGGGCCGCGAGCGCTCCACGGGACGCCCCTGCGGATAGCGCATCGCCAGCGTCGCGCGGGCGCGCTGCAGGGCGCTGTTGATCGAGGCGGTCGTGCCGCCCAGCAATTGCGCGGTCTCAAGCGCCGACCAGCCCAGCACGTCGCACAGCAGAAGGGATGCGCGCTGCCGGGGCGGTAGCAGCTGGATCGCGGCGACGAAGGCAAGCCGCACGGCTTCGCTTGTTTCGTAGCGCGCTTCAGGACCGGGCTCGCCATCGGCGAGGTCTGGCAGTTCCGAGTCCGGGTAGGGCTCCAGCCAGGCGAGTTCGGCGGCCGGCCCGCCGGTAGCCCGCCCCTCGGTCGGCAGCCGTCCGGGTTGCTCGAGGATGCGATGCGCTGAAGACCTTGCCTTGATGGCGTTGAGGCAGCTGTTGGTGGCGATGGTGTAGAGCCAGCCGCGCGGCGAGCCGCGTCCGTCGAATTGCGAACGACCGCGCCATGCCTTGAGAAAAGTGTCCTGCACAAGGTCGTCGGCCTCGTGCAGTGAGCCCATCATCCTGTAGCAATGCAGCTTGAGTTCGCGGCGGTGCGCTTGTGTCAGCCGTTCGAAGGCCAGCCGATCGAGGATCGGCTGGCCCGTCGAGCCCTGGGGCTCGGAAGCGCCGGGAGCGTCCGTCATGGCGAGCCTACCGTGGTGAATCCGCCGGCATCCTGCGCGCCTCATGCCGTCGCGGCAAGGCCGCTGCCGCTGACCGTGAAGGAGATGCCTTGAGCTTGACAGGAGGCGAGTGCGACCACGGCGCGTCCGACATCGGCGTGCGTCTGCACATCGGTCATGCTGGCGAGGAAATCCGCCGGGCTGATGCCGAGATAGGCCGAAACGCCAGCAATGCCGCCCTGGCCGACGCCCGTGCCGGCCATGATGCGCATCGGCGCCAGCGCCATGAAGCGCAGGCCGAGGCCAAGCCGATCCGACTCCTTCTGGCTGTGGGCGGCGAGGAACATCTGCATGCGCTTGGCGCCGGCATAGCCGCCGGAATTCGGCGGGCCGCCGCTGAGCGCGGCGCCGCTGGAGATCAGCACCACCCGGCTCCCCGGCTTCAACCCCCCTTGCAGTGCAGCCTTGCAGAACAGGAACGACGCCTTGACGTCCATCTCCCAGTTCGCGGAGAAATCCTCCCAGTTCTGGTCCTGCACGGGTGCTGATGGGGCCAGCGCGCCGGCTGACATCACCAGCACATCCGGCCGCAGCGCGGCGAAGACCGCATCGGGAGCGGCCTCCCGCGTGGCGTCGGCGACAAGCGTTTTTACCCTGGGCCGCTCCCAGGCGAGCTGTTTCAAATCGGCAGCGCCCCGGGCGACGGCAAGCACCGTCGCGCCCTCGCTCAACACGGTTTCGACGATCGCGCGCCCGACACCCCGGCTGCCTCCGACCACGACGATATTGTGACCTTGCAACGATCCCATGGATCACCTCGCTGTTCCGGCCCGGACCATTCCGGTGCCTGATGATGAGGACAGCGGATGTGGGCGGAAATCATCGGTGAGGGGCAAAAAACCTTCAGGCGATAGGCTTGGCTCGATCAAGCGGGCGCCATCCGGCGGGCTCCACCCCGTGGTGAGGAAGTTTTCCTGGGCGTCAAGAACAGCTTCTTGGCCAGTGCAATCCAGATTTTGGAACGGCGAACTGTATTTCGATAACTAGAAATTGATGAGTAAGTCTGTCCCTAGACTGGCGACTTGCTTGAGGCTGTCATAAAACCACCAGACGGGGAAAAATCAATCGGTCACAAGGTAGCTGAGAAATGATCTGCCGTACGACAGGTGTCATGACTGCGCTTGCACTCCTAGCACTTACGGCCTCTCCGGCCGCCGCGTTTACGCACTCATCAAGCGTTGAAAAGAAAGCACTCTCAGGACAGGAGATTTATCTCTACGGAGGCTCGACACTTAATCCAGACTGTTCGAAGGCAGGTAATGACGATGTAAGGGCAACTTCGGGGCCAAGTCATGGAAAAATCAAGATCGTGCATGGAAAGACTTTTGCGTTCTATCCCAAGAAGGATCAGCGCTCAAAATGTAATTCCCGGAAAGTTGACGGGATCAGGATTCTATACAGATCAAACGCCGGATTTAAGGGGCGGGATCAGGTAAATCTGTCCATTCATACATATACGGGGAATTCTTTCAGCACCGTCATATATATCAGCGTCGAATAGGCTTTCAGATGATGGACCAGGGTGCGTTGCGTCTGGCCAGTCACGCCATCGGCGTCGGATGGTGGACAAGCCTGCTTCAAGGGGTGGTGGCTTGCCCGAAGGTTCGCAAATCCACCAATGAAAACTCAAAAAGGGGAGCTGAAATGATCCGCCGTACGACAGGTGTCATAACCGCGCTTGCGCTTCTTACGGCCTCTCCGGCCGCCGCGTTTGGCAACTCGACAAGTTATGAAAAGACAGCACTGTCCGGACAAGAGATTTACGTCTTCATGAACGCGACCCTGAACCCGGACTGTTCAAGCATGGGCAAGGACGAGGTAAGGGCGGTTTCCGGCCCAAGTCACGGCAACTTCCGGCTTGTCTCCGGGAAGATATATCCCAGCTTCTCCAAGGGGAATGTGCGGTACAAATGTAACGTTCGACAAGTTCAGGGAGTGAGGGGGCTTTACAGGTCAAAGCCCGGATTCAAAGGGCATGATCAGGTGACCTTATCGATCCATACATTCACGGGTAATGCTCGCACGGTGGTCGTAAGCATTAACGTCGAATAGCAGCGACGCGTCGCTCAGTCACCCAGCAGCGCCATCTCCTCCGGCGTCAGGTGCCGCGCCGTGCCCTTGGCGAGGTCGCCCAGCTCAAGGCGGCCGATGGCGATGCGGATGAGGCGCTTGACCTTGATGTCGTGAGCGGCGAGCAGGCGACGGATGTGGCGGTTGCGGCCTTCGTCGAGCACGATCTCCAGCCATGCGGTGCGGCCGCCGCTGCGCAAAAGCGCGATCGAATTGGCGGTCAGTGTCTCGCCGTCGACCGTCGTGCCGGCGCGCAGCTTGTCCAACATCGTCTCATCCGGCACAGTGTCGACCTGCACATGATAGGTCTTGGGCAAATGCGAGGCCGGGTCCATCAACCGGTTGGCGAAGCGCGTGTCGTTGGTCATCAGCAGCAGGCCTTCGCTCGCCTTGTCGAGCCGGCCAACCGGCGAGACGAAGGGCAGGTCGAGCTCTTCCAGGCAGGCATAGACCGTGTCGCGCTGCTGCGGGTCGTCGCGGGTGGTGACCAGCCCGCGCGGCTTGTTGAGCATCAGGTAGACCTTGCGCTCGGCAACCACCGGCCTGTCGTCGACGACGATACGGTCGCGGTTGAGGTCGACGCGGGCGGAGGCGTTGCCGGTCACCTTGCCGTTAACGCGCACACGCCCCTCGGCGATCAGCACTTCGGCCTGCGTGCGCGAGCACAGGCCGAGTTTTGACAGAGCGCGATTGAGGCTGACGCCTGTGATCGACGGCCTGCTGGCGGCGGGCTGGCTGATTGCGGGCCTGCGCCCGGTTGGTGTTCGTCGGGTCATGCTCACTGTGGTTCTGTCCGCTGCCCGGGACTGATGCCATGGCGGACGCGGATATCGCAAGGCGAATGCTCTGCCAACAAGCGTATTGTCCGATCATGTGTCATGACGCATTCGCCCACCAAATACGGGTGATATGCAAAGATCTGACATGGGAAGAATTCATCTATTGTTGTTCCGCAATGACGTGATACCTCCTGGGCGGATAAGTCCATCCGGACCAATGGCTACACAGTCACCCGTCCATTCATCTCTATCCTTTTGAAACGGTGATCATGTCTCTTTCACCACTCCCTTTCAAATTGATCTTTGTCACCGGCAGCATGCGCAGCGGCACGTCGCTGCTTCATCGGCTGATTTCCACCTCGCCTGACGCAGGCGAACGCCTCGCACCTGCCCGCTACATCATGGATTTCATTCAGCTCTTTCATACGTATTCCAACAGTGAAAGCGCTTTTGTAAGCGACTACGCGAAGTCAAACGCCGATTTTTTGGCGGTCACGCGTCAGTTCGTCACGGATCGGCTGCACGACGCATGGCTGCATTCCGGAAAGCCGGCATGCCTCGTATTGCGCACGGTTGAAGTTGCGCCGACGCTGCCGCTCGTCGCAAGACTATTGCCCGAAGCGAAATTCGCCGTCTCCGTTCGGGAACCAAAGGACGTCATCGCGTCGATCCTGAAGGTTGGTGAAAAGCAACGAAAATTCTGGCCGAGGCGCGAGACTCTGGCGTCGAGCAAAAATCTCTCCCGCATGTGCAGGACTTACAATCGAGCGTATCTGGCCACGGTCAGAACGCAGCGGTCGGATGAAGCACTCCGTAAAAGAATTGTTTTTGTCCGTTACGAGGATGCGGTGGCGGATCCGGCTGGCGCGCTGCGGGACCTATGGCGGCGCTTTGATATTGCGCCGGGATCGACAATCTTGACCGCGGATTCGGCGAAGCGCACGAGCATCCGACAGATCATGCTACATAAATACTGGCGATCCTACAAAACCGATCTTTCAGAAGCTCCCATCTCAGCTGCAAGTATCGGCAGCCATAAATCAGCGCTCAAGGCCTCCGAGATATGGGCCATCAACTGGCGTTGCCGCATCCTTCGACGCCTATTTCAATATTCGGGCGGCGGTGGCAGCCTGGAGATTTGAGCCTGCCAAAAGATATGTAGCAGAACTTGGCCGTAAATCGTCCTTTACGCCTTGAACATCCATGCTGCGGAGTCATATTGAAACGATTGACGTTTCAAGGGGTGGACAGCGGTACGTGTCGGATGCGGTAAGCGGCGAGGAAACTATCGACTGCGCGACAATTTCGGTTGAACGGCTGGGGACCACCGACCGGAACCAGATGTTCTCGTTGTACGAGACCTACTATGACGCAACTGATCGTGATGGTTTCGAGCGGGATCTCTCGGAAAAGGATGGCGTTGTTGTTGTTCGCCGCAACAAGGCGATCATCGGGTTCTCGACCTACCTTGTGAGACGACATGCAATCGGCGCCGAGACGATCCACTATCTGTTTTCCGGTGACACTGTTCTGGACGCCTCGCGCTGGGGCGATCCCGTCCTGCTACGTGGCTTCTTCCGGGCCGCCGGCGCTGCAAAGGCCAGGATCAAAGGTCGGTTGTTCTGGTTTCCCATCATCAAGGGGCACCGTACATTCCGCATCTTGCCCAATTTCTTCCGCGAGTTTGTTCCGGCGATCGATGGAGACGCCAAGCCGGGACTGGTAGAGGTTCGTGATGCCATAGCCCGTGCGCGCTATGGACGATCCTTCGACCCGATCACCGGTCTGGTCGACTTCGGTCCGTCGCAAGGCCATTTGCGAGATGAGTGGGCCGATGCGAAGGAGATCGCGGTGCGAAACCGTTTCGCGGCCTTTTTCCTGAAAACCAATCCCGGTCATAATCGGGGTGTCGAACTTGCTTGCCTGGCCGAGCTCGATGTGAAGAACTTGAAACGGTACGGGGCGGCAAGCTTTGCCAAAGGCCTTGCGGATGCATCGGCGTGAACGGCGATGATGAGCTGGCGCGGCGCGCGGATCACCCCATCAGACTTAGAACCAAACTGTCGAGCCCCCGCATGGAGGAATTGTCCATCCATCGGGAATCGATCTGCTCAACGGTTTTCCAGCGGTCCAACATTGCGTTCAGAACCATGGCTCCTTCCATTTCAGCCAGCGCCCTGCCGATGCAGACATGCGCGCCCCGGCCGAAAGCGAGGTTCTGCTTGCCGGTGCGGGCGATGTCGAAACGCGAGGGAGCGGGGAACTGCGACGGATCACGGTTGGCTGCGCCGACCAGCAATACCAACAGGCGGTCTTTTTCGATCTCCTGGCCGTCGAGCACGACCGGTTCGAGCGGCCAGCGGCAGATTTTTTGCACCGGGCTTTCCAGCCGAAGCGTTTCGGCAACGGCATTGGCGGCAAGCCGCCGATTGGCCCGCATGGAAGACCATTGGTCCGGCTGGCGAGACAGATGAAACAGCATGTTGCCGATGAGATGCACCGTGGTCTCATGGCCGGCAAAAGCCAGGAAGGCGATGTTGCGCCCGGCAGCCACCAGTCCCAGGGCGTCGGCAAGGCTCGGAAGCCCGGTCAGCAACGGCGGCATGGGGCCGGCTGTGAGCAGATGGCTGACATGCGCGACGAAATAGTCGGACATCTCGTCGGCGGGGTTTGCGCTGGCCAGGAAGGCGTCGTCGAAGCCGGTGTCAAGCATGGTTCGGATCGCGCCCGACCATTGCCGGATCATCGGCATATCTCGCGCCGGTACGCCAAGCAGCCGGCAGATGATGCGCTCGGGCACCGCGCGCGTGAAGGCGGCCACGACATCGACGGTTCCGGACAAGGCATCGCCGATGAATTCTTTCACCGCGTCATCGATCACCGGACGCAATGCCGCCATGCCGTTGCTGACAAAGGGTTGCTGCAGGGCCTTGCGCAGGGCGGCGTGGGCGCTGCCTTCCTGATAGATGAGCCAGTCGCGCATCGCCGAATGCGGCTCCGCTGTCTCACTGCCGGGTGGCACATGCGAGAGCTTGCGGTTGACGAGACTGTTGGAAACCAGGTCGTATCGGGTGACGTAGACGTCGCCCCAAGGCGCCTGCCAGACGGGGGCTTCTCGCCGCATTTCGTCATGGATCGCATAGGTATCGGCGGCACCCTTGAAGGCGCCGGCACGAACACCTTGCCAGGGATGTTCCGCGGTCCCAAACGCAACGGCAGAAGAAAGCTCGCTGTGCATCGTCTTTCGAAAAGTCCCATCTCGTCGGGCATGCGCCGTGCCCGCCCGGATACCAGCTTCAGACCATGACCGTCGACCTGGGGCCGATCTACTATTTCTGCACGCGCCAACACGCTTACACGATCGGCGTGCTGCTTGGCTATTATGACCATGGGCTTGGCGATCTCGTGCGGATCATCCCTTACGAGCGCGCGGCGCGGCTTGGCACCGTTACACCCGGCACCTTCGTTTTCACGGATTTCGAGAGGCTTTCTCCGCCTGTGTTGAAGGCGGTCAATTCACTTCACCAACGCATTGCCTCGCTCAATCCCGAGCTTCTCCTGCTCAACAACCCCGCCGTCGTCCTCGGCCGCTTCGCGTTGCTGAAGCGTTTGAAGGCCGCCGGACTCAATGATTTCGATATCTACCGGCTTGGCGAGCGCCATGAGATTCGGCGCTTCCCGGTTTTCGTGCGCTGGGAGAGCCGGCACGACCCACCCTTGACCGGGTTGATCGATAGCGGGCAGGGGCTGGAAAAGGCGATCGCCGCCTTGCCGGCCTACATCCGTGAAGACCCGGATGTAATGATCGTCGAATATGGCACGGCCCCTTCGGCGGATGGCCGGTTCCGCAAATACGCGGCGTTCAAGGTTGGCGACCAGATCTACGCGCAACACTGTTTCAGCAGTCACTCCTGGTACATCAAGTTCTCGGAAGCCATCCTTGGCGATGCCGAACGTGCTGAAAGCATCGCCTATGCGAAAGAGAATCCGCACGCGGCGCAACTTGATCGGATTTTCTCCCTGGCTGGCATCGATTACGGCCGCATCGACTATGGTCTGGTGGACGGGCGCGTCCAGACTTTCGAGATCAACAACAATCCAACAGTCATGTCGCGCCCGCGCGGTTGGGATGCGGGGGTCGATTACACGCGCTACGCCGATATGCATGCCAAGGCATTTCGCGGGATAATGCGTTCGGTGTCGGGCCCGAGCTTGCTGCTCGGCGATGGCAGCATGAGTGTCGACGCCATCCATGCAGAAGCCATGCATGCGGTGCGCTTGCGCATGGCGAAGTTCGCCCGGCAGCGACGCCTGCGCGCGCTGAAGAAGCTGGTCAGCAGTGCGTTCGGCCGGGGTTGAAAGCGCCGCCGCGCCTCAGGCGGATGGCTGAGCCATCACAATGAAATTTCCGCAGGTGTCGTCGAAAAAGGCTGCAGTTACCGGACCCATGCGTTGCGGCGGCCCCAGGAATTTCACGCCGAGGCGGGTGAGCCGGTCGAATTCACCATGGATATCACGGGTGGTGATGAGTGCCGCCGGGAAATGGGCGTCATGGAGCGCCTTCTGGGCGGCGCGCGCGGGCGCATCGCTGTTGGGTTCGAGCACCAGTTGGGTGCCCTCGGCATCATCGGGCGCCACGACCGTCAGCCAGCGGGCCCGGCCGCCATCGTCGTCGTGCTTTTTCACGAAGCCGATGACCGAGGTGTAGAAGGCCAGAGCCTTGTCCTGGTCGTCCACCTTGATGAGGATGTGGCGAAGCTGCATGGTCGATCTCCTTGTTGGATCAGCCTTCCGGCGATGGGCGGTGCCGCTTTGCGATGCCGATGAAGACGGGGTCGTCCGCGTTGCTAATCCCGCTCGCTGAAAAACGCCGTCAGCACCGGCGCATGCGCGGCGGGCTTCAGCATATGATTCTGGCCTGGCAGCGTTCGGTAGCTGGCCTTGGGCAGGGCGTCGGCCAGCGCCTTGTTGCCATGCCGCATCCAGGTCGGGCTCTTTCCGCCATCGGTCACCAGCGTCGGCACATTCACGCCGGCCCAGCGGGCGGGATCCAGCGGTTTGCCGAGCTGATCGCCGGCTACAATGGCGCCGTCATGGGGCAAGGTATCAGCCACCGCCTTCAGCTTCGGCCAGATCGGCGTCAGCTTCATGAAGAGGATGAGCAGACTGGGCATGCCCACCGATTTGAGGAAGGCGGTCACGGCGTCGCCACGCCGGCCCCCGGCGATGGCGGCCCGGATCGTGGCCCAGTCGGCTTGCGTGGTCTTGCGGCTGCCGTCGACGATCAGCGGCGCCTCGTAGAGCGCGAGTTTTCGGATGCCGGGCAGGCGGGTTGCGGCCATCAGCGCCAGCATGGCGCCCGACGACATGCCCCAGAGATAGGCCTCGCCGCCGGCGGCCTGCAGCACGGCATCGATGTCGTCGACTTCGCGCTCGACGGCGTAGGGCGCGGTGTCACCGCTGTCGCCACGGCCACGGCGGTCATAGCGGAACACGGTGAAATGGTTCTCCAACGCCTTGGCCAGCGGGCCGCTCGGCCCCATGCTGCGCGAGCAGAGCGCGCCGTCGACGAGGATCAGCGGATGGCCCTTGCCCCGGCGCTCGCAGGCGATCGGCGTTCCGTCCCTCGACAGGACGGCTTGTGTCGTTGCCGGCTGGGCGTTTTCAGTCAGCATGGTGGGTTCCCTCTATCAGCTCTTCCAGCCTGTAGAAGCTTTGC
The nucleotide sequence above comes from Mesorhizobium shangrilense. Encoded proteins:
- a CDS encoding histidine phosphatase family protein, which codes for MSSVLPQIHLVRHGETAWSLSGQHTGRTDMPLTQAGEAAARGVADRLKGLSFSAVWSSPSQRAYNTSVLAGFGGESVRKDDLQEWDYGAYEGLTTRQILAERPGWNVFRDGCPKGESAADVGARADRIVRQLRETGGNILIFSSAHFLRVLGARWVGLRPEGGALLVLDTTSVSVLGYEHDPGEPVIRKWNQR
- a CDS encoding cyclase, producing MTTLFVRHTVSDYKAWRKVYDAFGPTQKAKGVKAESVYQAADNPNDVTVTHDFPSVADAQAFIKSPDLKKAMEGAGVVGAPTMWITNKA
- a CDS encoding RNA polymerase subunit sigma-70, yielding MTDAPGASEPQGSTGQPILDRLAFERLTQAHRRELKLHCYRMMGSLHEADDLVQDTFLKAWRGRSQFDGRGSPRGWLYTIATNSCLNAIKARSSAHRILEQPGRLPTEGRATGGPAAELAWLEPYPDSELPDLADGEPGPEARYETSEAVRLAFVAAIQLLPPRQRASLLLCDVLGWSALETAQLLGGTTASINSALQRARATLAMRYPQGRPVERSRPNREEGLLLERYMQAWQAANLDDLVELLREDAIYHMPPWRDWYRGRDAIHDFFKTVWGNFAGYRPVATRANGQPAVAVYARRHQEPEWRAHSLHVIEPADGGIASLTIYVGPLGPDLFGAFGLPPAWL
- a CDS encoding SDR family oxidoreductase; the protein is MGSLQGHNIVVVGGSRGVGRAIVETVLSEGATVLAVARGAADLKQLAWERPRVKTLVADATREAAPDAVFAALRPDVLVMSAGALAPSAPVQDQNWEDFSANWEMDVKASFLFCKAALQGGLKPGSRVVLISSGAALSGGPPNSGGYAGAKRMQMFLAAHSQKESDRLGLGLRFMALAPMRIMAGTGVGQGGIAGVSAYLGISPADFLASMTDVQTHADVGRAVVALASCQAQGISFTVSGSGLAATA
- a CDS encoding pseudouridine synthase, coding for MTRRTPTGRRPAISQPAASRPSITGVSLNRALSKLGLCSRTQAEVLIAEGRVRVNGKVTGNASARVDLNRDRIVVDDRPVVAERKVYLMLNKPRGLVTTRDDPQQRDTVYACLEELDLPFVSPVGRLDKASEGLLLMTNDTRFANRLMDPASHLPKTYHVQVDTVPDETMLDKLRAGTTVDGETLTANSIALLRSGGRTAWLEIVLDEGRNRHIRRLLAAHDIKVKRLIRIAIGRLELGDLAKGTARHLTPEEMALLGD
- a CDS encoding sulfotransferase family protein gives rise to the protein MSLSPLPFKLIFVTGSMRSGTSLLHRLISTSPDAGERLAPARYIMDFIQLFHTYSNSESAFVSDYAKSNADFLAVTRQFVTDRLHDAWLHSGKPACLVLRTVEVAPTLPLVARLLPEAKFAVSVREPKDVIASILKVGEKQRKFWPRRETLASSKNLSRMCRTYNRAYLATVRTQRSDEALRKRIVFVRYEDAVADPAGALRDLWRRFDIAPGSTILTADSAKRTSIRQIMLHKYWRSYKTDLSEAPISAASIGSHKSALKASEIWAINWRCRILRRLFQYSGGGGSLEI
- a CDS encoding cytochrome P450 — encoded protein: MHSELSSAVAFGTAEHPWQGVRAGAFKGAADTYAIHDEMRREAPVWQAPWGDVYVTRYDLVSNSLVNRKLSHVPPGSETAEPHSAMRDWLIYQEGSAHAALRKALQQPFVSNGMAALRPVIDDAVKEFIGDALSGTVDVVAAFTRAVPERIICRLLGVPARDMPMIRQWSGAIRTMLDTGFDDAFLASANPADEMSDYFVAHVSHLLTAGPMPPLLTGLPSLADALGLVAAGRNIAFLAFAGHETTVHLIGNMLFHLSRQPDQWSSMRANRRLAANAVAETLRLESPVQKICRWPLEPVVLDGQEIEKDRLLVLLVGAANRDPSQFPAPSRFDIARTGKQNLAFGRGAHVCIGRALAEMEGAMVLNAMLDRWKTVEQIDSRWMDNSSMRGLDSLVLSLMG
- a CDS encoding VOC family protein, coding for MQLRHILIKVDDQDKALAFYTSVIGFVKKHDDDGGRARWLTVVAPDDAEGTQLVLEPNSDAPARAAQKALHDAHFPAALITTRDIHGEFDRLTRLGVKFLGPPQRMGPVTAAFFDDTCGNFIVMAQPSA
- a CDS encoding alpha/beta fold hydrolase, with the protein product MLTENAQPATTQAVLSRDGTPIACERRGKGHPLILVDGALCSRSMGPSGPLAKALENHFTVFRYDRRGRGDSGDTAPYAVEREVDDIDAVLQAAGGEAYLWGMSSGAMLALMAATRLPGIRKLALYEAPLIVDGSRKTTQADWATIRAAIAGGRRGDAVTAFLKSVGMPSLLILFMKLTPIWPKLKAVADTLPHDGAIVAGDQLGKPLDPARWAGVNVPTLVTDGGKSPTWMRHGNKALADALPKASYRTLPGQNHMLKPAAHAPVLTAFFSERD